In a genomic window of Sarcophilus harrisii chromosome 4, mSarHar1.11, whole genome shotgun sequence:
- the SELE gene encoding E-selectin isoform X2, whose translation MVSKMMTVLSFLLGLIYAFLLFERSDAWLYASSEVNMTYEQARKYCQERYTDLVAIQNKNEIEYLNRTLRFSPSYYWIGIRKINGVWTWVGTQKPLTKEAMNWAPNEPNNKQNNEDCVEIYIKRKKDSGMWNDERCTKEKLALCYTASCTSNSCNGHGECVETINNFTCQCYPGFTGSQCEHVVTCESQANPEHGVLTCSHPVGYFNSSCSVSCEEGYIPTSANSVQCTSSGKWSGPSPTCKVVECDALTSPAHGSMNCSQSPGIFPWNTTCVFDCDSGFELTGSKRLHCNSSGKWDMEKPMCQAMKCNAPSQLPNGSVNCVHSPIGDFTYQSICSFSCEEGFKLQGSPQLECTAQGQWTQQFPTCEAIQCKIPSRPERGYMDCLPSLSGSFQSGSSCEFSCEEGFMLKGSKRLQCDLTGQWDKEEPVCEVMKCDAVSQPQNGFMKCAHSPTGDFTYQSICSFSCEKGFELQGSSQLECSAQGQWTQQMPTCEVVQCPILKVPKEINMTCHGDGNFLYGTRCVFECPEGWKLNGSHSLACKATGSWSGMLPSCEAPEKSNTSMVVGLATSGTFLLSTASFLLWLIKRLRNKAKKFSPTSSCQSLDLDGVYQASSELV comes from the exons ATGGTTTCCAAAATGATGACTgtcttgtcatttcttcttggACTCATTTATG catttcttCTGTTTGAAAGGAGTGATGCTTGGTTATATGCATCTTCTGAAGTGAATATGACGTATGAACAGGCCAGGAAATATTGTCAGGAGAGGTACACAGACCTGGTTGCTATTCAAAACAAGAATGAAATCGAGTACCTAAATAGAACACTAAGATTCTCCCCAAGTTACTACTggattggaatcagaaaaatcaatGGTGTCTGGACCTGGGTGGGAACACAGAAGCCACTGACCAAAGAGGCCATGAACTGGGCTCCTAATGAACCCAACAATAAGCAAAATAATGAAGACTGTGTGGAGATCTATATCAAGCGGAAAAAAGATTCAGGCATGTGGAATGATGAGAGATGCACCAAAGAGAAGCTGGCCTTGTGTTATACAG CCTCCTGTACCAGCAACTCCTGCAATGGCCATGGGGAGTGTGTGGAGACCATCAACAATTTTACTTGCCAGTGCTATCCAGGATTCACTGGTTCCCAGTGTGAGCACG TTGTGACCTGTGAATCTCAGGCCAATCCTGAGCATGGTGTCCTGACGTGCAGCCATCCAGTGGGGTATTTCAATTCTTCCTGCTCTGTCAGTTGTGAAGAAGGCTACATCCCAACCAGTGCTAACTCAGTGCAATGTACTTCTTCTGGAAAATGGAGTGGACCGAGCCCTACCTGTAAAG TGGTAGAGTGTGATGCACTAACAAGTCCTGCTCATGGATCCATGAATTGCTCCCAAAGCCCTGGAATCTTTCCATGGAATACAACCTGTGTGTTTGACTGCGACTCTGGATTTGAGCTAACAGGTTCCAAGAGGCTTCATTGTAACTCATCTGGGAAGTGGGACATGGAGAAACCAATGTGTCAAG CCATGAAATGTAATGCTCCCAGCCAGCTCCCCAATGGTTCTGTGAACTGTGTCCATTCCCCCATTGGAGACTTCACCTACCAGTCCATCTGTAGTTTCAGTTGTGAGGAAGGCTTTAAGCTTCAAGGATCTCCCCAGCTTGAGTGCACAGCTCAGGGGCAGTGGACACAGCAATTCCCAACCTGTGAAG CTATACAGTGTAAAATACCTTCCAGACCAGAGAGAGGTTACATGGATTGCCTTCCTAGTCTTTCTGGAAGTTTTCAAAGCGGCTCCAGTTGTGAGTTCTCTTGTGAGGAAGGATTTATGTTGAAAGGATCAAAGAGACTCCAGTGTGACTTAACAGGACAATGGGACAAGGAGGAGCCCGTGTGTGAag TCATGAAATGTGATGCTGTGAGCCAGCCCCAGAATGGCTTTATGAAATGTGCCCATTCCCCTACTGGAGACTTCACTTACCAGTCAATCTGTAGCTTCAGCTGTGAGAAAGGCTTTGAATTGCAAGGATCATCCCAACTTGAGTGCTCAGCTCAGGGGCAGTGGACACAGCAAATGCCAACCTGTGAAG TGGTACAATGCCCTATCCTGAAAGTCCCTAAGGAGATCAACATGACCTGTCATGGAGATGGGAATTTCCTCTATGGCACAAGATGTGTTTTTGAATGCCCTGAGGGATGGAAACTCAATGGCTCACATTCCTTGGCTTGCAAAGCCACAGGAAGCTGGTCTGGGATGCTACCTTCCTGTGAAG CACCTGAGAAGTCAAACACTTCCATGGTCGTTGGCCTGGCCACCAGTGGGACCTTCCTCTTGTCGACAGCATCATTTCTTCTCTGGCTTATAAAACGTCTTCGAAACAAAG CAAAGAAATTTAGTCCTACTAG TAGCTGCCAAAGTCTTGATTTAGATGGAGTATACCAAGCATCTTCTGAGTTAGTTTAA
- the SELE gene encoding E-selectin isoform X1, translated as MVSKMMTVLSFLLGLIYAFLLFERSDAWLYASSEVNMTYEQARKYCQERYTDLVAIQNKNEIEYLNRTLRFSPSYYWIGIRKINGVWTWVGTQKPLTKEAMNWAPNEPNNKQNNEDCVEIYIKRKKDSGMWNDERCTKEKLALCYTASCTSNSCNGHGECVETINNFTCQCYPGFTGSQCEHVVTCESQANPEHGVLTCSHPVGYFNSSCSVSCEEGYIPTSANSVQCTSSGKWSGPSPTCKVVECDALTSPAHGSMNCSQSPGIFPWNTTCVFDCDSGFELTGSKRLHCNSSGKWDMEKPMCQAMKCNAPSQLPNGSVNCVHSPIGDFTYQSICSFSCEEGFKLQGSPQLECTAQGQWTQQFPTCEAIQCKIPSRPERGYMDCLPSLSGSFQSGSSCEFSCEEGFMLKGSKRLQCDLTGQWDKEEPVCEVMKCDAVSQPQNGFMKCAHSPTGDFTYQSICSFSCEKGFELQGSSQLECSAQGQWTQQMPTCEAMKCDAVSQPQNGFMKCAHSPTGDFTYQSICSFSCEEGFALQGSPQLECTAQGQWTQQMPTCEVVQCPILKVPKEINMTCHGDGNFLYGTRCVFECPEGWKLNGSHSLACKATGSWSGMLPSCEAPEKSNTSMVVGLATSGTFLLSTASFLLWLIKRLRNKAKKFSPTSSCQSLDLDGVYQASSELV; from the exons ATGGTTTCCAAAATGATGACTgtcttgtcatttcttcttggACTCATTTATG catttcttCTGTTTGAAAGGAGTGATGCTTGGTTATATGCATCTTCTGAAGTGAATATGACGTATGAACAGGCCAGGAAATATTGTCAGGAGAGGTACACAGACCTGGTTGCTATTCAAAACAAGAATGAAATCGAGTACCTAAATAGAACACTAAGATTCTCCCCAAGTTACTACTggattggaatcagaaaaatcaatGGTGTCTGGACCTGGGTGGGAACACAGAAGCCACTGACCAAAGAGGCCATGAACTGGGCTCCTAATGAACCCAACAATAAGCAAAATAATGAAGACTGTGTGGAGATCTATATCAAGCGGAAAAAAGATTCAGGCATGTGGAATGATGAGAGATGCACCAAAGAGAAGCTGGCCTTGTGTTATACAG CCTCCTGTACCAGCAACTCCTGCAATGGCCATGGGGAGTGTGTGGAGACCATCAACAATTTTACTTGCCAGTGCTATCCAGGATTCACTGGTTCCCAGTGTGAGCACG TTGTGACCTGTGAATCTCAGGCCAATCCTGAGCATGGTGTCCTGACGTGCAGCCATCCAGTGGGGTATTTCAATTCTTCCTGCTCTGTCAGTTGTGAAGAAGGCTACATCCCAACCAGTGCTAACTCAGTGCAATGTACTTCTTCTGGAAAATGGAGTGGACCGAGCCCTACCTGTAAAG TGGTAGAGTGTGATGCACTAACAAGTCCTGCTCATGGATCCATGAATTGCTCCCAAAGCCCTGGAATCTTTCCATGGAATACAACCTGTGTGTTTGACTGCGACTCTGGATTTGAGCTAACAGGTTCCAAGAGGCTTCATTGTAACTCATCTGGGAAGTGGGACATGGAGAAACCAATGTGTCAAG CCATGAAATGTAATGCTCCCAGCCAGCTCCCCAATGGTTCTGTGAACTGTGTCCATTCCCCCATTGGAGACTTCACCTACCAGTCCATCTGTAGTTTCAGTTGTGAGGAAGGCTTTAAGCTTCAAGGATCTCCCCAGCTTGAGTGCACAGCTCAGGGGCAGTGGACACAGCAATTCCCAACCTGTGAAG CTATACAGTGTAAAATACCTTCCAGACCAGAGAGAGGTTACATGGATTGCCTTCCTAGTCTTTCTGGAAGTTTTCAAAGCGGCTCCAGTTGTGAGTTCTCTTGTGAGGAAGGATTTATGTTGAAAGGATCAAAGAGACTCCAGTGTGACTTAACAGGACAATGGGACAAGGAGGAGCCCGTGTGTGAag TCATGAAATGTGATGCTGTGAGCCAGCCCCAGAATGGCTTTATGAAATGTGCCCATTCCCCTACTGGAGACTTCACTTACCAGTCAATCTGTAGCTTCAGCTGTGAGAAAGGCTTTGAATTGCAAGGATCATCCCAACTTGAGTGCTCAGCTCAGGGGCAGTGGACACAGCAAATGCCAACCTGTGAAG CCATGAAATGTGATGCTGTGAGCCAGCCCCAGAATGGCTTTATGAAATGTGCCCATTCCCCTACTGGAGACTTCACTTACCAATCAATCTGTAGCTTCAGCTGTGAGGAAGGTTTTGCATTGCAAGGATCACCCCAACTTGAGTGTACAGCCCAGGGGCAATGGACACAACAAATGCCAACCTGTGAAG TGGTACAATGCCCTATCCTGAAAGTCCCTAAGGAGATCAACATGACCTGTCATGGAGATGGGAATTTCCTCTATGGCACAAGATGTGTTTTTGAATGCCCTGAGGGATGGAAACTCAATGGCTCACATTCCTTGGCTTGCAAAGCCACAGGAAGCTGGTCTGGGATGCTACCTTCCTGTGAAG CACCTGAGAAGTCAAACACTTCCATGGTCGTTGGCCTGGCCACCAGTGGGACCTTCCTCTTGTCGACAGCATCATTTCTTCTCTGGCTTATAAAACGTCTTCGAAACAAAG CAAAGAAATTTAGTCCTACTAG TAGCTGCCAAAGTCTTGATTTAGATGGAGTATACCAAGCATCTTCTGAGTTAGTTTAA